The following coding sequences lie in one Streptomyces sp. NBC_00510 genomic window:
- a CDS encoding glycoside hydrolase family 15 protein: MAGRIEDYALIGDMQTAALVCRDGTVDWLCLPRFDSPAIFAGLLGTEEHGYWRLGPAHANGTPSPAATRRRYRGDSLVLESEWDTPRGTVRVIDFMPPRDGAPQLIRIVEGVSGRVPMRSALRMRFSYGWVVPWVHKVGERTVAVAGPDSVWHDTDVETYGKDLTTYADFTVSPGDRIAFTISWQPSHKEPPPLAEPEASLEATEDFWREWVAQCTYHGPYRDAVVRSLITLKALTYGPTGGIVAAPTTSLPEDIGGVRNWDYRFTWLRDAAITLSSLLRTGYRDEARAWREWLLRAVAGDPENLQIMYGIAGERELGETELDWLPGYENSIPVRVGNGAAHQLQLDVYGEVTEALHLAHMTGLARNDYASLLQIRLIQYLEDHWDEPDEGIWEVRGPRRHFVHSKVMAWVAVDRTVKLIESGEVDGPLERWRDLRDEIHRDVCEKGYDKERNTFTQSYGSRELDASLLLIPQVGFLPPDDKRVIGTIEAIQRELSTEDGFVLRYPTDAPPGGENLDGLPGDEGAFLACSFWLADDLAMIGRVDEARRLFEKLLALRNDLGLLAEEWDPRLQRQVGNFPQAFSHVPLIDTALRLTASGAYGG; this comes from the coding sequence GTGGCCGGGCGTATCGAGGATTACGCACTCATCGGCGATATGCAGACCGCCGCCCTGGTGTGCCGGGACGGCACGGTCGACTGGCTGTGCCTGCCCCGCTTCGACTCCCCCGCGATCTTCGCGGGCCTGCTCGGCACCGAGGAGCACGGCTACTGGCGGCTCGGCCCCGCCCACGCGAACGGCACCCCGTCCCCGGCCGCCACCCGGCGCCGCTACCGGGGCGACTCCCTGGTGCTGGAGTCCGAGTGGGACACCCCCCGCGGCACGGTCCGTGTGATCGACTTCATGCCGCCGCGTGACGGCGCCCCCCAGCTGATCCGGATCGTCGAGGGCGTCAGCGGCCGGGTGCCGATGCGGTCCGCGCTGCGCATGCGCTTCAGCTACGGCTGGGTCGTGCCGTGGGTGCACAAGGTGGGCGAGCGCACCGTCGCCGTCGCCGGCCCGGACTCCGTCTGGCACGACACCGATGTCGAGACGTACGGCAAGGACCTGACCACCTACGCCGACTTCACGGTCTCGCCCGGCGACCGCATCGCCTTCACCATCAGCTGGCAGCCCTCCCACAAGGAGCCGCCCCCGCTCGCCGAGCCCGAGGCCTCGCTGGAGGCCACCGAGGACTTCTGGCGCGAGTGGGTCGCCCAGTGCACCTACCACGGCCCCTACCGGGACGCCGTGGTCCGCTCCCTGATCACCCTCAAGGCACTGACGTACGGGCCGACCGGCGGCATCGTCGCCGCGCCCACCACCTCCCTGCCCGAGGACATCGGCGGCGTCCGCAACTGGGACTACCGCTTCACCTGGCTGCGCGACGCGGCGATCACCCTGTCCTCCCTGCTGCGCACCGGCTACCGCGACGAGGCCCGCGCCTGGCGCGAGTGGCTGCTGCGCGCGGTCGCCGGCGACCCCGAGAACCTGCAGATCATGTACGGCATCGCCGGTGAGCGCGAGCTCGGCGAGACCGAGCTGGACTGGCTGCCCGGCTACGAGAACTCCATCCCGGTCCGGGTCGGCAACGGCGCCGCCCACCAACTCCAGCTCGACGTCTACGGCGAGGTCACCGAGGCCCTGCACCTGGCGCACATGACCGGCCTGGCCCGCAACGACTACGCCTCCCTCCTGCAGATCCGGCTCATCCAGTACCTGGAGGACCACTGGGACGAGCCGGACGAGGGCATCTGGGAGGTCCGCGGCCCGCGCCGGCACTTCGTCCACTCCAAGGTCATGGCCTGGGTCGCCGTCGACCGCACCGTCAAGCTCATCGAGTCCGGCGAGGTCGACGGCCCGCTGGAGCGCTGGCGCGACCTGCGCGACGAGATCCACCGCGACGTGTGCGAGAAGGGCTACGACAAGGAACGCAACACCTTCACGCAGTCCTACGGCTCGCGCGAGCTGGACGCCTCGCTGCTGCTCATCCCGCAGGTCGGCTTCCTGCCGCCGGACGACAAGCGCGTCATCGGCACCATCGAGGCGATCCAGCGGGAACTGTCCACCGAGGACGGCTTCGTGCTGCGCTACCCGACCGACGCCCCGCCCGGCGGCGAGAACCTGGACGGCCTCCCCGGCGACGAGGGCGCCTTCCTCGCGTGTTCCTTCTGGCTCGCCGACGACCTCGCCATGATCGGCCGGGTCGACGAGGCCCGCAGGCTCTTCGAGAAGCTGCTCGCGCTCCGCAACGACCTCGGCCTGCTGGCGGAGGAGTGGGACCCGCGGCTGCAGCGGCAGGTCGGCAACTTCCCGCAGGCCTTCAGCCACGTGCCGCTGATCGACACGGCGCTGCGGCTCACCGCGAGCGGCGCGTACGGCGGCTGA
- a CDS encoding CTP synthase, with product MALPPKSTTTKHLFVTGGVASSLGKGLTASSLGALLKARGLRVTMQKLDPYLNVDPGTMNPFQHGEVFVTDDGAETDLDIGHYERFLDVNLAGSANVTTGQVYSSVIAKERRGEYLGDTVQVIPHITNEIKSRIRRMATEDVDVVITEVGGTVGDIESLPFLESVRQVRHEVGRDNVFVMHISLLPYIGPSGELKTKPTQHSVAALRSIGIQPDAIVLRADREVPTSIKRKISLMCDVDEEAVVAAIDAPSIYDIPKVLHTEGLDAYVVRKLNLPFRDVDWAQWDDLLGRVHQPEHEVKVALVGKYIDLPDAYLSVTEALRAGGFANNAKVNIKWVTSDECKTAAGAARQLGDVDAICVPGGFGDRGVEGKVSAITFARENRIPLLGLCLGLQCVVIEAARSLAGIPDANSTEFDAATAHPVISTMAEQLDIVAGQGDLGGTMRLGLYPAKLAEGSIVREVYGGEPYVEERHRHRYEVNNAYRGELEKKAGLVFSGTSPDNTLVEYVEYPRDVHPYLVATQAHPELKSRPTRPHPLFAGLVAAAVERLKG from the coding sequence TTGGCACTGCCGCCCAAATCCACGACGACCAAGCACCTCTTCGTCACGGGGGGTGTCGCCTCCTCGCTCGGCAAGGGCCTGACGGCCTCCAGCCTCGGCGCACTGCTCAAGGCCCGGGGTCTGCGCGTCACCATGCAGAAGCTCGACCCGTACCTCAACGTGGACCCGGGCACGATGAACCCGTTCCAGCACGGTGAGGTGTTCGTCACGGACGACGGCGCCGAGACCGACCTGGACATCGGCCACTACGAGCGCTTCCTGGACGTGAACCTCGCCGGCTCGGCCAACGTCACCACCGGGCAGGTCTACTCCTCGGTGATCGCCAAGGAGCGGCGCGGCGAGTACCTGGGCGACACCGTGCAGGTCATCCCGCACATCACCAACGAGATCAAGTCCCGCATCCGGCGCATGGCGACCGAGGACGTGGACGTGGTGATCACGGAGGTCGGCGGCACCGTCGGCGACATCGAGTCGCTGCCCTTCCTGGAGTCCGTGCGGCAGGTCCGGCACGAGGTCGGCCGGGACAACGTCTTCGTGATGCACATCTCACTGCTCCCGTACATCGGCCCCTCCGGCGAGCTGAAGACCAAGCCGACCCAGCACTCCGTGGCCGCGCTGCGCAGCATCGGCATCCAGCCCGACGCGATCGTGCTGCGCGCCGACCGCGAGGTGCCGACCTCCATCAAGCGCAAGATCTCGCTGATGTGCGACGTCGACGAGGAGGCCGTGGTCGCGGCGATCGACGCCCCGTCGATCTACGACATCCCCAAGGTGCTGCACACCGAGGGCCTGGACGCGTACGTGGTCCGCAAGCTGAACCTGCCGTTCCGCGACGTCGACTGGGCGCAGTGGGACGACCTGCTGGGGCGGGTCCACCAGCCCGAGCACGAGGTGAAGGTCGCCCTCGTCGGCAAGTACATCGACCTGCCGGACGCCTACCTGTCGGTGACCGAGGCGCTGCGCGCCGGCGGCTTCGCCAACAACGCCAAGGTCAACATCAAGTGGGTGACTTCGGACGAGTGCAAGACCGCGGCCGGCGCGGCCCGACAGCTCGGCGACGTGGACGCGATCTGCGTGCCCGGCGGCTTCGGCGACCGCGGTGTGGAGGGCAAGGTCTCGGCGATCACCTTCGCCCGCGAGAACCGCATCCCGCTGCTGGGTCTGTGCCTGGGCCTGCAGTGCGTGGTCATCGAGGCGGCCCGCAGCCTGGCCGGCATCCCGGACGCCAACTCCACCGAGTTCGACGCCGCGACCGCCCACCCGGTGATCTCCACCATGGCCGAGCAGCTCGACATCGTCGCCGGCCAGGGCGACCTCGGCGGCACCATGCGGCTGGGCCTGTACCCGGCGAAGCTCGCCGAGGGTTCCATCGTCCGCGAGGTCTACGGCGGCGAGCCCTACGTCGAGGAGCGGCACCGCCACCGCTACGAGGTGAACAACGCCTACCGCGGCGAGCTGGAGAAGAAGGCCGGCCTGGTGTTCTCCGGCACCTCCCCGGACAACACGCTGGTCGAGTACGTCGAGTACCCCCGCGACGTGCACCCGTACCTGGTGGCCACCCAGGCGCACCCGGAACTCAAGTCCCGCCCGACCCGTCCGCACCCCCTGTTCGCGGGTCTGGTCGCGGCCGCCGTCGAGCGCCTCAAGGGTTGA
- a CDS encoding NUDIX hydrolase, translating into MLKDTPEEWRVTATATPFTGKKTSVRTDDVVMPDGGVARRDYQVHPGSVAVLALDDRDRVLVLKQYRHPVRMKLWEIPAGLLDVPGENPLHAAQRELYEEAHVKAEDWRVLTDVYTTPGGCDEAVRIFLARGLSEVEGERFEVSEEEADMEFARVPVDQLVRGVLAGELHNNCLVVGVLALQAARAGDGLEALRPAEAEWPARPFSV; encoded by the coding sequence ATGCTGAAGGACACTCCCGAGGAGTGGCGGGTCACCGCCACCGCCACCCCCTTCACCGGGAAGAAGACCAGCGTCCGCACCGATGACGTCGTCATGCCCGACGGCGGCGTCGCCCGGCGCGACTACCAGGTCCACCCCGGCTCGGTGGCCGTGCTCGCCCTCGACGACCGGGACCGGGTCCTGGTCCTCAAGCAGTACCGCCACCCCGTGCGGATGAAGCTGTGGGAGATCCCCGCCGGGCTGCTCGACGTCCCCGGCGAGAACCCGCTGCACGCCGCCCAGCGCGAGCTGTACGAGGAGGCCCACGTCAAGGCCGAGGACTGGCGGGTGCTCACGGACGTGTACACCACGCCCGGCGGCTGCGACGAGGCCGTGCGGATCTTCCTGGCGCGGGGCCTGTCCGAGGTGGAGGGCGAGCGCTTCGAGGTGTCGGAGGAAGAGGCCGACATGGAGTTCGCCCGGGTCCCGGTGGACCAGCTGGTCCGCGGCGTCCTCGCGGGGGAACTGCACAACAACTGCCTCGTGGTGGGCGTGCTCGCGCTGCAGGCCGCCCGGGCCGGGGACGGCCTGGAGGCGCTGCGCCCCGCCGAGGCCGAGTGGCCCGCGCGACCGTTCTCCGTGTGA
- a CDS encoding NB-ARC domain-containing protein has translation MADHVLDADASAAASDDGPWGPASQTPAHGTLPPGLPGFVGRRRELEELRADIDRPGLAALRGQTPDGSRVLLVAGRPGSGRTALAVRLAHEVADRYPGGQFYVRLSENDGRPVPPEQSARSLLRAMDVEVEPAAEREELQAALRTALNGRKAVLVLDDVVDSRQLLDLMPKGSGNLLVATAEGPLPGVHDVRPCTLGGLDPVACVDLLAEAVGRVRITNDPRAAEGLAQECGGHPAALRLVAAWLAAQPRTSVAEATRRLHADATEPAAGPATPAASEGGTATRGDGTLRADVGYRTGSGPLPEALRGLAADGQARVLRRAGTSADPTARKPGGARDADGSGGAEEKGNAAPPPTPRATPAPELLRAFRFVYGALSPAVARMLRLLALAPSGLTDAQTASALGGCSVEAAQATLADLAGCGLLHPEPAAGDLAAQYRVPGWLTPPLRALLESTEKPSEVQLARARMLERTVRLLHACRMCLEGETEPDGLPKSLRFPSRPVAAGWLRLRLPVLLASARLAVADGELDTLARRLMAGLVRALAADPDGGATAPERYRLHHLVLDVAERRGLHREKAAALLNIGDLDVEAARPLDALDRYRAALVASREAYDGDAEGRALEAIAGTYLELDDPQRASDWYGRALALRQARGEVVHQARLHSRLGALFTYAAHYGNALREWRAAAAAHRRLKDLPAQARALSEVARVQEYAGHPEDALRTCRDALYWARQAGERRLEGAVLLRMADTLDRLGDPAGARLQRAAARRLLPAEEIPQPEED, from the coding sequence GTGGCGGATCACGTGCTGGACGCCGACGCATCGGCGGCGGCCTCTGACGACGGCCCGTGGGGGCCGGCGTCGCAGACCCCGGCACACGGCACGCTGCCCCCCGGCCTGCCGGGGTTCGTCGGCCGCCGCCGCGAGCTCGAGGAACTGCGCGCCGACATCGACCGGCCGGGCCTGGCGGCCCTGCGCGGCCAGACGCCCGACGGCAGCCGCGTGCTCCTCGTGGCCGGCCGGCCGGGCTCGGGACGGACGGCGCTGGCCGTGCGGCTCGCCCACGAGGTCGCCGACCGCTACCCCGGCGGCCAGTTCTACGTACGGCTCAGCGAGAACGACGGCCGGCCGGTGCCGCCCGAGCAGTCCGCCCGCTCGCTGCTGCGCGCGATGGACGTCGAGGTCGAGCCGGCCGCGGAGCGCGAGGAACTGCAGGCCGCACTGCGCACCGCCCTGAACGGGCGCAAGGCCGTCCTCGTCCTGGACGACGTCGTGGACTCCCGCCAACTGCTGGACCTGATGCCCAAAGGCTCGGGGAACCTGCTGGTCGCCACGGCCGAGGGGCCGCTGCCCGGCGTCCACGACGTACGCCCGTGCACCCTGGGCGGGCTCGACCCGGTGGCGTGCGTCGACCTGCTGGCCGAGGCCGTGGGCCGGGTGCGGATCACCAACGACCCCCGGGCCGCGGAGGGCCTCGCCCAGGAGTGCGGCGGCCATCCCGCGGCGCTGCGCCTGGTCGCCGCGTGGCTCGCCGCCCAGCCCCGCACCTCCGTCGCCGAGGCCACCCGCAGGCTGCACGCCGACGCCACCGAGCCGGCCGCGGGACCGGCCACCCCCGCGGCCTCCGAGGGCGGCACGGCCACCCGGGGCGACGGCACGCTCCGCGCCGACGTCGGGTACCGCACGGGCAGCGGCCCGCTGCCGGAGGCGCTGCGCGGCCTGGCCGCGGACGGGCAGGCGCGGGTGCTGCGCCGGGCGGGCACGTCCGCCGACCCGACCGCGCGGAAGCCCGGCGGCGCGCGGGACGCCGACGGTTCCGGGGGAGCGGAGGAGAAGGGGAACGCCGCCCCGCCGCCCACCCCGCGCGCCACCCCCGCGCCGGAGCTGCTGCGCGCCTTCCGCTTCGTCTACGGAGCGCTGTCGCCCGCCGTGGCCCGCATGCTGCGCCTGCTCGCGCTCGCCCCCTCGGGCCTGACCGACGCGCAGACCGCCTCCGCCCTGGGCGGCTGCTCGGTCGAGGCCGCGCAGGCCACGCTCGCGGACCTGGCCGGCTGCGGGCTGCTGCACCCCGAGCCTGCGGCCGGCGACCTGGCGGCGCAGTACCGCGTGCCGGGCTGGCTGACCCCGCCGCTGCGGGCACTGCTGGAGAGCACGGAGAAGCCGTCCGAGGTGCAGCTCGCCCGCGCCCGGATGCTGGAGCGCACGGTACGGCTGCTGCACGCGTGCCGGATGTGCCTGGAGGGCGAGACGGAACCGGACGGGCTGCCCAAGTCGCTGCGCTTCCCCAGCCGTCCGGTCGCGGCCGGGTGGCTGCGGCTGCGGCTGCCGGTCCTGCTGGCCTCCGCACGGCTGGCGGTCGCGGACGGCGAGCTGGACACCCTGGCCCGCCGCCTCATGGCCGGGCTCGTCCGGGCCCTCGCCGCGGACCCCGACGGCGGCGCGACCGCGCCGGAGCGCTACCGGCTCCACCACCTGGTGCTGGACGTGGCCGAGCGGCGCGGGCTGCACCGCGAGAAGGCGGCGGCCCTGCTGAACATCGGCGACCTGGACGTGGAGGCGGCCCGCCCGCTCGACGCCCTCGACCGCTACCGGGCCGCGCTGGTGGCCTCCCGGGAGGCCTACGACGGTGACGCCGAGGGCCGCGCGCTGGAGGCCATCGCCGGGACCTACCTGGAGCTGGACGACCCGCAGCGCGCCTCCGACTGGTACGGCAGGGCGCTGGCCCTGCGGCAGGCCCGGGGCGAGGTGGTCCACCAGGCGCGGCTGCACTCCAGGCTCGGCGCCCTGTTCACCTACGCCGCCCACTACGGCAACGCGCTGCGCGAGTGGCGTGCCGCGGCGGCCGCCCACCGCCGGCTGAAGGACCTGCCCGCGCAGGCCCGCGCCCTCAGCGAGGTGGCCCGGGTCCAGGAGTACGCGGGCCACCCCGAGGACGCCCTGCGGACCTGCCGCGACGCCCTGTACTGGGCCCGGCAGGCGGGGGAGCGGCGGCTGGAGGGCGCCGTGCTGCTGCGCATGGCCGACACCCTGGACCGGCTCGGGGACCCGGCGGGCGCCCGGCTCCAGCGGGCCGCGGCGCGCCGTCTGCTGCCCGCCGAGGAGATTCCGCAGCCCGAGGAGGACTGA
- the ald gene encoding alanine dehydrogenase — MKVGIPREVKNNEFRVAITPAGVHELVRGGHEVFVEQDAGVGSSIPNEEYVSAGATILPTADEVWAAADLVLKVKEPIAEEYHRLRKDQTLFTYLHLAASRECTDALLESGTTAIAYETVEFANRQLPLLAPMSEVAGRLAPQVGAYHLMRSAGGRGVLPGGVPGVAPAKAVVIGGGVSGWNAAQIAVGMGFHVTLLDRDINKLREADKIFGTKVQTIVSNAFELEKAVLDADLVIGAVLIPGAKAPKLVTNELVSRMKPGSVLVDIAIDQGGCFEDSRPTTHAEPTFAVHNSVFYCVANMPGAVPNTSTYALTNATLPYIVELANRGWREALRRDAALAKGLNTHEGQVVYGPVAEAHGLDAVDLATVLG, encoded by the coding sequence GTGAAGGTCGGCATCCCCCGCGAGGTCAAGAACAACGAGTTCCGCGTGGCCATCACCCCCGCCGGCGTGCACGAGCTCGTCCGAGGCGGCCACGAGGTCTTCGTCGAGCAGGACGCCGGCGTCGGCTCGTCCATCCCGAACGAGGAGTACGTCTCCGCCGGTGCGACGATCCTCCCGACCGCCGACGAGGTGTGGGCCGCCGCCGACCTGGTGCTGAAGGTCAAGGAGCCGATCGCGGAGGAGTACCACCGTCTCCGCAAGGACCAGACCCTCTTCACCTACCTGCACCTGGCGGCGTCCCGCGAGTGCACCGACGCGCTGCTGGAGTCCGGCACCACCGCGATCGCGTACGAGACCGTCGAGTTCGCCAACCGCCAGCTGCCGCTGCTCGCCCCGATGTCCGAGGTGGCCGGCCGGCTGGCCCCGCAGGTCGGCGCGTACCACCTGATGCGCTCGGCCGGCGGCCGCGGGGTGCTCCCCGGCGGCGTCCCGGGTGTGGCCCCGGCCAAGGCGGTCGTGATCGGCGGCGGCGTCTCCGGCTGGAACGCCGCGCAGATCGCCGTCGGCATGGGCTTCCACGTCACCCTGCTCGACCGGGACATCAACAAGCTGCGCGAGGCCGACAAGATCTTCGGCACCAAGGTGCAGACCATCGTCTCCAACGCCTTCGAGCTGGAGAAGGCCGTCCTCGACGCCGACCTCGTCATCGGCGCGGTCCTGATCCCGGGCGCCAAGGCCCCCAAGCTCGTCACCAACGAGCTGGTCTCCCGGATGAAGCCGGGCTCGGTGCTCGTCGACATCGCGATCGACCAGGGCGGCTGCTTCGAGGACTCCCGTCCCACCACGCACGCCGAGCCGACCTTCGCGGTGCACAACTCGGTCTTCTACTGCGTCGCCAACATGCCGGGCGCGGTGCCGAACACCTCCACCTACGCGCTGACCAACGCGACGCTGCCGTACATCGTCGAGCTGGCCAACCGCGGCTGGCGCGAGGCGCTGCGCCGTGACGCCGCGCTCGCCAAGGGCCTCAACACCCACGAGGGCCAGGTCGTCTACGGCCCGGTCGCCGAGGCCCACGGCCTGGACGCGGTCGACCTGGCCACCGTCCTCGGCTGA
- a CDS encoding ParA family protein, with protein MTVQTDGSARLEPVASVAVRTFEARRTGTDNETRYANPMAHYEEELQDGQFYDPDAEYEPDPEYAATLAPDAARQRRERVGPTGRPLPYFPIPGPLTDHGPAKIIAMCNQKGGVGKTTSTINLGAALAEYGRRVLLVDFDPQGALSVGLGVNPMELDVTVYNLLMERGLSADEVLLKTAVPGMDLLPSNIDLSAAEVQLVSEVARESSLQRALKPLLPDYDYVIIDCQPSLGLLTVNALTAAHQVIVPLECEFFALRGVALLTETIEKVRERLNPELELDGILATMYDSRTVHSREVLARVVEAFDDHVYHTVIGRTVRFPETTVAGEPITTYASNSVGAAAYRQLAREVLARCHAE; from the coding sequence ATGACCGTGCAGACCGACGGCTCCGCACGGCTCGAACCGGTGGCCTCCGTGGCCGTCCGGACGTTCGAGGCGCGCAGGACCGGGACAGACAACGAGACGCGTTACGCGAACCCCATGGCGCACTACGAAGAAGAGCTGCAGGACGGTCAGTTCTACGACCCCGACGCGGAGTACGAACCCGACCCCGAGTACGCGGCCACGCTGGCACCCGACGCGGCGCGGCAGCGCCGAGAGCGCGTGGGCCCCACCGGCCGCCCGTTGCCGTACTTCCCGATCCCCGGCCCACTGACGGACCACGGCCCGGCGAAGATCATCGCCATGTGCAACCAGAAGGGCGGCGTCGGCAAGACGACGTCCACCATCAACCTCGGTGCCGCGCTGGCCGAATACGGCCGCCGCGTCCTCCTGGTCGACTTCGACCCGCAGGGCGCGCTCTCCGTCGGCCTCGGCGTCAACCCGATGGAACTGGACGTCACGGTCTACAACTTGCTGATGGAACGCGGGCTCTCGGCCGACGAGGTGCTGCTGAAGACCGCGGTGCCCGGCATGGACCTGTTGCCCAGCAACATCGACCTGTCGGCCGCGGAAGTCCAGTTGGTCAGCGAGGTGGCCCGCGAGTCCTCGCTGCAGCGCGCGTTGAAGCCGCTGCTGCCCGACTACGACTACGTCATCATCGACTGTCAGCCCTCGCTCGGCCTGCTGACCGTCAACGCCCTGACCGCGGCCCACCAGGTGATCGTCCCGCTGGAGTGCGAGTTCTTCGCGCTGCGCGGTGTCGCGCTGCTCACCGAGACCATCGAGAAGGTCAGGGAACGGCTCAACCCCGAGCTGGAGCTGGACGGCATCCTCGCCACGATGTACGACTCGCGCACCGTGCACAGCCGCGAGGTCCTGGCGCGTGTCGTCGAGGCCTTCGACGACCACGTCTACCACACCGTCATCGGACGGACCGTCCGCTTCCCGGAGACCACGGTCGCCGGTGAGCCGATCACCACCTACGCCTCCAACTCGGTCGGCGCCGCCGCCTATCGCCAGCTCGCCAGGGAGGTGCTCGCCCGGTGTCACGCCGAGTGA
- a CDS encoding segregation/condensation protein A, producing MPPDDTASPQRSRRLLGRGPGANPVPPPAVADEGAGDAGGEFGHTMSAAAPSPDGVEAAAEAVPQPEGHLLVADPPPAPEAGDDEPPAAPDGQAQSAGEPGDEGSAQEGAAANDGRFTVRLANFEGPFDLLLQLISKHKLDVTEVALSKVTDEFMAHIRAMGPDWDLDQTTEFLVVAATLLDLKAARLLPAAEVEDEEDLALLEARDLLFARLLQYRAYKQIAAIFAERLEAEALHHPRTVGLEPQHAELLPEVVLSIGPERFAQLAVKAMQPKPKPQVYVDHIHAPLVSVREQAEHVIAMLRERGEANFTELTFDAPDTLTVVARFLALLELYREKAVALDQEEALGTLRVRWTGGEAAPAQPLVTDEFDQVPAAAKDGKDG from the coding sequence ATGCCCCCCGACGACACCGCCAGCCCGCAGCGCTCCCGCCGCCTCCTCGGCCGCGGCCCCGGCGCGAACCCCGTGCCGCCCCCGGCCGTGGCCGACGAGGGCGCGGGCGACGCGGGCGGTGAGTTCGGCCACACCATGTCCGCGGCGGCGCCGTCACCCGACGGCGTCGAGGCCGCGGCGGAGGCCGTCCCGCAGCCCGAGGGGCACCTGCTCGTCGCGGACCCGCCGCCCGCACCGGAGGCGGGGGACGACGAACCCCCGGCCGCGCCGGACGGGCAGGCGCAGTCTGCCGGCGAGCCGGGCGACGAGGGGAGTGCCCAGGAGGGCGCCGCCGCGAACGACGGCCGGTTCACCGTCCGGCTGGCGAACTTCGAGGGCCCCTTCGACCTGCTGCTGCAGCTGATCTCCAAGCACAAGCTCGACGTCACCGAGGTCGCCCTGTCCAAGGTGACGGACGAGTTCATGGCGCACATCCGCGCCATGGGACCGGACTGGGACCTGGACCAGACCACGGAGTTCCTGGTCGTCGCCGCGACGCTGCTGGACCTGAAGGCCGCGCGCCTGCTGCCCGCCGCCGAGGTGGAGGACGAGGAGGACCTCGCCCTGCTGGAGGCCCGGGACCTGCTCTTCGCCCGGCTGCTCCAGTACCGCGCCTACAAGCAGATCGCCGCGATCTTCGCCGAGCGGCTGGAGGCCGAGGCGCTGCACCACCCCCGCACCGTGGGACTGGAGCCGCAGCACGCCGAGCTGCTGCCCGAGGTGGTGCTGAGCATCGGTCCGGAACGCTTCGCGCAGCTCGCCGTCAAGGCGATGCAGCCGAAGCCGAAGCCGCAGGTGTACGTGGACCACATCCACGCGCCGCTGGTGAGCGTCCGCGAACAGGCGGAGCACGTCATCGCGATGCTGCGCGAGCGCGGCGAGGCGAACTTCACGGAGCTCACCTTCGACGCCCCCGACACCCTGACGGTCGTCGCGCGCTTCCTGGCCCTCCTGGAGCTGTACCGGGAGAAGGCGGTCGCGCTCGACCAGGAGGAGGCCCTGGGCACGCTCCGGGTCCGCTGGACGGGCGGCGAGGCGGCACCGGCCCAGCCGCTCGTGACCGATGAATTCGACCAGGTGCCGGCCGCCGCGAAGGACGGGAAGGATGGCTGA
- the scpB gene encoding SMC-Scp complex subunit ScpB, whose translation MTGVTGAVEGTGEAAEGTPAGLLSVAELELRPALEAVLMVVDEPVTEETLSKVLERPRREIATALHDLAEEYAAQGRGFDLRLIAGGWRFYTRPAYAAAVEKFVLDGQQARLTQAALETLAVVAYRQPVSRSRVSAVRGVNCDGVMRTLLQRGLVEECGTEAETGAILYRTTNYFLERMGLRGLDELPELAPFLPEAAAVEADSLEGVPSFDPDSTTDT comes from the coding sequence ATGACCGGGGTGACCGGGGCGGTCGAGGGGACCGGTGAGGCGGCGGAGGGCACGCCCGCGGGGCTGCTGTCCGTGGCGGAGCTGGAGCTGAGGCCCGCCCTGGAGGCGGTCCTGATGGTCGTCGACGAGCCCGTCACCGAGGAGACCCTGTCGAAGGTGCTGGAGCGCCCGCGCCGGGAGATCGCCACCGCGCTCCACGACCTCGCGGAGGAGTACGCCGCGCAGGGCCGCGGCTTCGACCTGCGCCTGATCGCGGGCGGCTGGCGCTTCTACACCCGGCCCGCGTACGCCGCGGCCGTCGAGAAGTTCGTCCTGGACGGCCAGCAGGCCCGGCTGACCCAGGCCGCGCTGGAGACGCTGGCGGTCGTCGCGTACCGGCAGCCGGTGAGCCGGTCCCGGGTCTCCGCGGTGCGCGGGGTCAACTGCGACGGCGTGATGCGCACCCTTCTTCAGCGGGGTCTGGTGGAGGAGTGTGGGACGGAAGCCGAGACAGGTGCGATCCTGTACAGGACGACGAACTACTTCCTGGAGCGGATGGGCCTGCGCGGCCTGGACGAGCTGCCCGAGCTCGCCCCGTTCCTCCCGGAGGCGGCCGCCGTCGAGGCGGACTCCCTGGAGGGCGTCCCCTCATTCGACCCGGACTCGACGACGGATACTTGA